The following proteins are co-located in the Telopea speciosissima isolate NSW1024214 ecotype Mountain lineage chromosome 9, Tspe_v1, whole genome shotgun sequence genome:
- the LOC122640605 gene encoding inositol transporter 4-like has translation MGEGAVHKAEAPEYIECLTTTWKQPYIMRLALSAGIGGLLFGYDTGVISGALLYIRDDFPSVDKKTFFQEVIVSMAVAGAIFGAGIGGWMNDRFGRKMSILGADILFFVGAIVMAFAPGPGVIIVGRIFVGLGVGMASMTAPLYISEASPARIRGALVSMNGLLITGGQFLSYLINLAFTRVDGTWRWMLGVAGLPALVQFVLMLSLPESPRWLYRQNKKEEAIDILRKLYPEDEVDNEVEALRASIENEIAQESSIGDGNLFSKIGRAWGNVVVRRGLIAGVGLQVAQQFVGINSVMYYSPTIVQLAGYASNKTALALSLITSGLNAVGTIISIFFVDRTGRRKLLLLSLFGIIFWLLVLFVVFNLAATHAPAVNKLDSTTKFGANSTCPNYLTASDASTWNCMTCLKGSIDCAFCASGGNHLQPGACLASNGGTKSSCKGKYGGEWFTRGCPSRFGFLALVGLGLYIICYAPGMGTLPWVVNSEIYPLRYRGFCGGIAAVANWVSNLIVSISFLSLTQALGSAYTFLLFCGFAFLGLVFVYFNVPETKGLQFEEVEKLLERGFKPWPFNKASDGERNSLEMKPVK, from the exons ATGGGGGAGGGAGCGGTTCACAAAGCTGAAGCACCAGAGTACATAGAGTGCTTAACAACAACATGGAAGCAGCCTTATATCATGCGCCTAGCCTTGTCTGCTGGCATTGGAGGTCTTCTCTTTGGCTATGACACAG GAGTTATCTCTGGTGCACTTCTTTACATTCGAGATGACTTTCCATCTGTTGACAAGAAAACATTTTTCCAG GAAGTAATCGTGAGCATGGCAGTAGCAGGAGCAATATTTGGTGCTGGAATTGGTGGATGGATGAATGATAGGTTTGGAAGAAAAATGTCAATTTTGGGAGCAGACATTTTGTTCTTTGTTGGTGCAATAGTCATGGCCTTTGCACCTGGTCCTGGAGTTATAATCGTGGGAAGAATTTTTGTTGGGTTGGGAGTTGGAATGGCTTCCATGACTGCACCTCTTTACATTTCAGAAGCTTCTCCTGCTAGAATTAGAGGGGCTCTTGTTAGCATGAATGGTTTGTTGATTACAGGAGGACAATTTTTGTCATACCTTATAAATCTCGCCTTCACAAGG GTCGATGGAACTTGGCGTTGGATGCTTGGAGTGGCTGGACTTCCAGCTCTGGTTCAATTTGTATTGATGTTGTCCCTTCCAGAGTCCCCTAGGTGGCTCTACAGACAG aacaaaaaagAGGAAGCCATAGACATTTTGAGGAAACTATATCCTGAAGACGAAGTTGACAACGAAGTGGAGGCATTACGAGCATCTATTGAAAATGAAATAGCTCAGGAGAGCAGCATTGGTGATGGTAATCTATTCAGTAAAATTGGTCGAGCATGGGGTAATGTGGTTGTCCGTAGAGGGCTTATTGCTGGTGTTGGATTGCAAGTGGCTCAACAGTTTGTTGGAATCAACAGTGTCATGTATTATAGTCCCACCATAGTTCAATTGGCTGGATATGCTTCCAATAAGACAGCTCTGGctctctctcttattacttCCGGTCTCAATGCTGTGGGTACCATTATTAGTATATTCTTTGTAGATAGAACTGGGAGGAGGAAGTTGCTGCTTCTCAGTTTGTTTGGAATCATTTTTTGGCTCCTCGTGCTATTTGTTGTGTTCAATTTAGCTGCTACCCATGCTCCTGCAGTTAATAAGTTAGATTCGACTACCAAATTTGGTGCAAATAGTACATGTCCGAACTACCTTACAGCCTCAGATGCATCAACTTGGAATTGTATGACTTGCTTGAAAGGATCTATAGACTGTGCGTTCTGTGCTAGCGGAGGCAATCAT CTTCAACCTGGTGCATGTTTGGCTTCAAACGGTGGAACAAAGAGTTCATGCAAAGGCAAATATGGTGGTGAATGGTTCACAAGAGGATGTCCAAGCAGATTTGGATTCTTGGCATTAGTGGGCTTGGGGCTCTACATTATCTGTTATGCACCTGGGATGGGAACTCTCCCTTGGGTTGTAAACTCAGAGATATACCCATTGAGATATAGAGGATTTTGTGGAGGCATTGCCGCTGTTGCTAACTGGGTATCAAACCTCATCGTTAGTATATCATTCTTGTCTTTAACTCAAGCTCTAGGCTCGGCCTACACGTTTCTCCTGTTTTGTGGTTTTGCTTTCTTGGGTCTAGTGTTCGTCTACTTCAATGTACCAGAGACCAAAGGTCTGCAATTTGAGGAGGTCGAGAAATTGCTAGAGAGAGGTTTCAAGCCTTGGCCTTTCAACAAAGCATCAGATGGAGAAAGAAACTCACTTGAGATGAAACCAGTCAAGTGA
- the LOC122640606 gene encoding U-box domain-containing protein 4-like isoform X1, whose translation MVSVAGDSRSNELPSAKQIHYSSTTISSPTSSKVQRTPGRSMRTIRSNLFENDRSCSFPTAAAAADDRNSASASVSEYLSESVIDFRLRELAVESDRPLKPSVPDSDLLDLSQAFSDFSACSSDISGELQRLACLPSPDHVYNPDDAVDLEPESNRESLLEPRSGFLQRENLSSEILDNAPPENLETAVEICVEGLQSSSISVQSSAAAKLRLLAKNRSENRALIGESGAIPALIPLLGCSDPWAQEHAVTALLNLSLHEDNKTLITDAGAIKPLIYVLKTGTEVSKQNAACALLSLALIDDNKISIGACGAIPPLVSLLLNGSTRGKKDALTTLYKLCTVRQNKERAVIAGVVKPLVVMVSMQGSGLAEKAMVVLSSLAAIPEGRSAIVEEGGIPVLVEAIEDGSAKGKEFSVLTLLQLCADNVRNRGLLVREGGIPPLVAFSQSGTARAKHKAETLLRYLREPRQEASSSSPMERWKVISNVKKCTRDNSYTPIREKEGKKK comes from the exons ATGGTTTCGGTAGCAGGAGATTCTCGCTCCAATGAACTTCCTTCGGCAAAGCAGATTCACTACAGTTCTACCACCAtctcttctccaacttcttctAAAGTCCAGAGGACTCCAGGTCGATCCATGCGAACGATTCGTTCCAATCTCTTCGAGAACGACCGTTCTTGCTCTTttcctactgctgctgctgctgctgatgacaGAAATTCCGCCTCCGCTTCCGTCTCCGAGTACTTGTCGGAATCAGTGATCGATTTCAGACTCAGAGAGCTCGCTGTGGAGAGTGACAGGCCACTTAAGCCCTCTGTTCCTGATTCTGATCTCCTCGACCTCTCTCAAGCTTTCAGCGATTTCTCTGCCTGCAGTAGCGATATCTCTGGAGAGTTGCAGAGGTTAGCTTGCCTTCCTTCACCTGATCATGTTTACAACCCTGACGATGCTGTAGATCTGGAACCAGAATCTAACAGGGAATCTCTACTGGAGCCAAGGTCAGGGTTTCTCCAACGCGAGAACCTCTCCTCGGAGATCCTCGACAACGCTCCTCCGGAAAATCTGGAAACAGCCGTGGAGATATGTGTGGAAGGTCTCCAGTCATCGTCCATCTCTGTCCAAAGCTCGGCCGCAGCGAAGTTACGTCTTCTCGCTAAGAATAGATCTGAGAATCGAGCTCTCATTGGGGAATCCGGTGCGATTCCCGCCTTGATTCCTCTCCTTGGTTGCAGTGATCCATGGGCGCAAGAGCATGCTGTAACAGCTCTCTTGAATCTGTCTCTCCACGAAGAcaacaaaaccctaatcacGGATGCCGGAGCTATAAAACCTCTAATTTACGTTCTTAAAACTGGCACTGAGGTGTCAAAGCAGAACGCTGCTTGTGCTCTTCTTAGTCTCGCGTTGATCGACGACAACAAAATCTCAATCGGTGCGTGCGGAGCCATTCCACCTTTGGTTTCTCTACTCCTGAACGGGTCTACTCGGGGGAAGAAAGACGCGCTCACCACACTTTACAAGCTCTGTACGGTGAGGCAAAACAAAGAGAGGGCCGTAATCGCCGGAGTCGTGAAACCGCTAGTGGTAATGGTTTCAATGCAGGGGAGCGGCTTGGCGGAGAAGGCTATGGTAGTTTTGAGCAGCTTGGCCGCTATTCCAGAGGGCAGGTCCGCTATTGTCGAAGAAGGTGGGATTCCTGTTCTGGTTGAAGCAATCGAAGACGGATCGGCGAAAGGAAAGGAGTTCTCTGTTTTAACGCTTCTGCAACTCTGTGCGGACAATGTACGAAATAGAGGGTTGCTGGTGAGAGAGGGTGGAATCCCTCCGTTGGTCGCTTTCTCTCAGTCAGGAACCGCTCGGGCGAAGCACAAG GCTGAAACATTACTTAGGTATCTGAGAGAACCGAGGCAAGAGGCGTCATCTTCTAGCCCTATGGAGAG ATGGAAAGTCATCTCGAATGTAAAGAAGTGCACCAGAGATAACTCCTATACAccaataagggaaaaagaagggaaaaaaaaataa
- the LOC122640606 gene encoding U-box domain-containing protein 4-like isoform X2, translating into MVSVAGDSRSNELPSAKQIHYSSTTISSPTSSKVQRTPGRSMRTIRSNLFENDRSCSFPTAAAAADDRNSASASVSEYLSESVIDFRLRELAVESDRPLKPSVPDSDLLDLSQAFSDFSACSSDISGELQRLACLPSPDHVYNPDDAVDLEPESNRESLLEPRSGFLQRENLSSEILDNAPPENLETAVEICVEGLQSSSISVQSSAAAKLRLLAKNRSENRALIGESGAIPALIPLLGCSDPWAQEHAVTALLNLSLHEDNKTLITDAGAIKPLIYVLKTGTEVSKQNAACALLSLALIDDNKISIGACGAIPPLVSLLLNGSTRGKKDALTTLYKLCTVRQNKERAVIAGVVKPLVVMVSMQGSGLAEKAMVVLSSLAAIPEGRSAIVEEGGIPVLVEAIEDGSAKGKEFSVLTLLQLCADNVRNRGLLVREGGIPPLVAFSQSGTARAKHKAETLLRYLREPRQEASSSSPMERRSF; encoded by the exons ATGGTTTCGGTAGCAGGAGATTCTCGCTCCAATGAACTTCCTTCGGCAAAGCAGATTCACTACAGTTCTACCACCAtctcttctccaacttcttctAAAGTCCAGAGGACTCCAGGTCGATCCATGCGAACGATTCGTTCCAATCTCTTCGAGAACGACCGTTCTTGCTCTTttcctactgctgctgctgctgctgatgacaGAAATTCCGCCTCCGCTTCCGTCTCCGAGTACTTGTCGGAATCAGTGATCGATTTCAGACTCAGAGAGCTCGCTGTGGAGAGTGACAGGCCACTTAAGCCCTCTGTTCCTGATTCTGATCTCCTCGACCTCTCTCAAGCTTTCAGCGATTTCTCTGCCTGCAGTAGCGATATCTCTGGAGAGTTGCAGAGGTTAGCTTGCCTTCCTTCACCTGATCATGTTTACAACCCTGACGATGCTGTAGATCTGGAACCAGAATCTAACAGGGAATCTCTACTGGAGCCAAGGTCAGGGTTTCTCCAACGCGAGAACCTCTCCTCGGAGATCCTCGACAACGCTCCTCCGGAAAATCTGGAAACAGCCGTGGAGATATGTGTGGAAGGTCTCCAGTCATCGTCCATCTCTGTCCAAAGCTCGGCCGCAGCGAAGTTACGTCTTCTCGCTAAGAATAGATCTGAGAATCGAGCTCTCATTGGGGAATCCGGTGCGATTCCCGCCTTGATTCCTCTCCTTGGTTGCAGTGATCCATGGGCGCAAGAGCATGCTGTAACAGCTCTCTTGAATCTGTCTCTCCACGAAGAcaacaaaaccctaatcacGGATGCCGGAGCTATAAAACCTCTAATTTACGTTCTTAAAACTGGCACTGAGGTGTCAAAGCAGAACGCTGCTTGTGCTCTTCTTAGTCTCGCGTTGATCGACGACAACAAAATCTCAATCGGTGCGTGCGGAGCCATTCCACCTTTGGTTTCTCTACTCCTGAACGGGTCTACTCGGGGGAAGAAAGACGCGCTCACCACACTTTACAAGCTCTGTACGGTGAGGCAAAACAAAGAGAGGGCCGTAATCGCCGGAGTCGTGAAACCGCTAGTGGTAATGGTTTCAATGCAGGGGAGCGGCTTGGCGGAGAAGGCTATGGTAGTTTTGAGCAGCTTGGCCGCTATTCCAGAGGGCAGGTCCGCTATTGTCGAAGAAGGTGGGATTCCTGTTCTGGTTGAAGCAATCGAAGACGGATCGGCGAAAGGAAAGGAGTTCTCTGTTTTAACGCTTCTGCAACTCTGTGCGGACAATGTACGAAATAGAGGGTTGCTGGTGAGAGAGGGTGGAATCCCTCCGTTGGTCGCTTTCTCTCAGTCAGGAACCGCTCGGGCGAAGCACAAG GCTGAAACATTACTTAGGTATCTGAGAGAACCGAGGCAAGAGGCGTCATCTTCTAGCCCTATGGAGAG GAGAAGCTTCTGA